In Thermococcus camini, a genomic segment contains:
- a CDS encoding monovalent cation/H+ antiporter subunit E, with product MGFIPVFIWSFVLWLVLTAGSKGMLWSPEELVAGVVFSGIIAFTTKDVIGEKASRFLNPAKWVGFVVYSIGPLFWSMVRANLDVAYRVITGRIKPGIVRVPVDLENDAQYTILSNSITLTPGTLTIDARPEEKALYVHWINVTEKEPANSEVIAGSFEKWARRLGR from the coding sequence ATGGGTTTCATTCCTGTATTCATTTGGTCATTCGTGCTCTGGCTTGTACTGACAGCGGGCAGCAAGGGTATGCTGTGGAGTCCAGAAGAGCTCGTCGCAGGGGTGGTGTTCTCGGGGATAATCGCTTTCACGACGAAGGATGTCATAGGTGAGAAGGCATCCCGCTTCCTCAACCCGGCAAAGTGGGTCGGCTTTGTGGTTTACTCCATCGGCCCGCTCTTCTGGAGCATGGTCAGGGCAAACCTCGACGTTGCCTACCGCGTCATAACCGGCAGGATAAAGCCCGGAATAGTCCGCGTCCCGGTTGACCTCGAAAACGACGCCCAGTACACGATCCTCAGCAACTCGATAACCCTCACCCCCGGAACGCTCACGATAGATGCCCGTCCGGAGGAGAAGGCCCTCTACGTCCACTGGATAAACGTGACCGAGAAGGAGCCAGCTAATTCTGAGGTCATAGCGGGTTCATTCGAAAAATGGGCGAGGAGGCTGGGAAGATGA
- a CDS encoding cation:proton antiporter, with amino-acid sequence MIAPEFFYAAVIVMIGAFLALLRVFFGPSVPDRVVGVDTLNTLIVAGMVLLGAAYDRTIYIDIAIVYALLSYVGTLAIAKYLQGGLE; translated from the coding sequence ATGATAGCACCGGAGTTCTTCTATGCGGCCGTCATAGTCATGATTGGAGCATTCCTGGCTCTGCTCAGGGTGTTCTTCGGACCGAGCGTACCTGATAGGGTCGTTGGAGTGGACACCCTCAACACGCTGATCGTTGCCGGAATGGTTCTCCTCGGAGCTGCCTACGACAGAACGATATACATCGATATCGCCATCGTTTACGCCCTTCTGAGCTACGTGGGAACCCTGGCCATAGCCAAATACCTCCAGGGGGGATTGGAATGA
- the mnhG gene encoding monovalent cation/H(+) antiporter subunit G, translated as MSAVTYVIYAFLTINIVFNLLGSFSLHRFPDVYTRLHGATKCTTFGTIFAVLAVVVHAAYQLHLTGDPKYLQMALHSLVALIALLLTNPTGAHAIAKAAHLSGYKPAKAVIDAYEDKLRGGAE; from the coding sequence ATGAGCGCGGTCACCTACGTCATCTACGCATTCCTCACGATAAACATAGTCTTCAACCTGCTGGGCAGCTTCTCGCTCCACAGGTTCCCGGACGTCTACACAAGGCTCCACGGAGCGACCAAGTGCACCACCTTTGGCACTATCTTCGCGGTTCTGGCGGTGGTGGTTCACGCCGCCTACCAGCTCCACCTCACCGGCGACCCCAAGTACCTTCAGATGGCGCTTCACAGCCTCGTTGCACTGATAGCGCTCCTCCTCACAAACCCGACAGGAGCGCACGCGATAGCCAAGGCGGCCCATCTGAGCGGCTACAAGCCGGCCAAAGCCGTCATTGACGCGTACGAGGACAAGCTCAGGGGTGGTGCCGAATGA
- a CDS encoding DUF4040 domain-containing protein has protein sequence MNALSMDMVIQFGILLGVLVAAYITITMRDLLSAAIASAAMSLLLSLEFYMLHAPDVAIAEAAVGAGVVTAIVVYGIAKTERWEREGP, from the coding sequence ATGAACGCCCTTTCGATGGACATGGTCATACAGTTCGGAATACTCCTCGGCGTGCTGGTAGCGGCCTACATCACGATAACCATGCGCGACCTGCTCAGCGCGGCCATCGCTTCGGCAGCCATGAGCCTGCTTCTCAGCCTGGAGTTTTACATGCTCCACGCGCCGGATGTTGCGATAGCCGAGGCCGCGGTCGGAGCCGGCGTCGTTACGGCCATAGTCGTGTATGGAATTGCCAAAACGGAGAGATGGGAGCGTGAGGGACCATGA
- the mbhE gene encoding hydrogen gas-evolving membrane-bound hydrogenase subunit E, with translation MKRTFGALALLFLLGVLLVVASPSTGIKFGLGGDEWTKYRYTDQYYIDHGLEEVGGTNIVTDIVFDYRGYDTLGEATVLFTAIAGAVALLRPWRRDEE, from the coding sequence ATGAAGAGGACTTTCGGAGCTCTCGCACTGCTGTTCCTCCTCGGAGTGCTGCTCGTCGTTGCGAGCCCTTCAACAGGAATAAAGTTCGGCCTCGGCGGGGACGAGTGGACGAAGTACCGCTACACCGACCAGTACTACATAGACCACGGCCTTGAGGAGGTCGGCGGAACCAACATAGTCACCGACATAGTGTTCGACTACCGTGGCTACGATACCCTTGGAGAGGCTACCGTTCTCTTCACTGCAATAGCAGGAGCTGTGGCTCTGCTAAGGCCCTGGAGGAGGGATGAAGAATGA
- a CDS encoding Na(+)/H(+) antiporter subunit B, with protein sequence MNRRSAQSDMGLIVKTTARATIPLIGIFGAYIVSHGHLTPGGGFQGGATIAGAGILFLIAFGLGEMKRRYNHHLYSALEGLGGLVFLGAAMLGLGVAFFYNTLWHNGPVFNGQPGTLLSAGYLPVMNLAVGLKVFAGLVSAMVAIAAYRRWNE encoded by the coding sequence ATGAACCGCCGTTCGGCGCAGAGTGACATGGGACTGATCGTTAAGACCACCGCGAGGGCCACCATCCCGCTCATAGGAATCTTCGGCGCCTACATAGTTTCCCACGGTCATCTCACGCCAGGAGGCGGCTTCCAGGGTGGAGCGACCATAGCGGGAGCCGGGATACTGTTCCTCATAGCCTTCGGGCTGGGCGAGATGAAGAGGCGCTACAACCACCACCTCTACTCGGCCCTCGAGGGTCTCGGCGGCCTGGTATTCCTCGGTGCGGCGATGCTCGGACTGGGGGTTGCGTTCTTCTACAACACGCTGTGGCACAACGGGCCGGTCTTCAACGGCCAGCCGGGAACGCTGCTCTCTGCCGGATACCTGCCGGTAATGAACCTCGCCGTGGGACTGAAGGTCTTCGCGGGACTGGTCAGCGCGATGGTGGCTATAGCAGCGTACAGGAGGTGGAACGAATGA
- a CDS encoding NADH-quinone oxidoreductase subunit K, producing MIPFQFITAFLLIAMGIYALLYKRNLIKLILALNIIDAGIHLLLISFGYRIEAGQIPTAPIYTGYETVKSAMVAPIPQALTLTSIVIGVCVLSLAMALTVNAYRHYGSLDVNKLRRLRG from the coding sequence ATGATACCGTTCCAGTTCATCACGGCGTTCCTGCTAATAGCCATGGGAATCTACGCCCTCCTCTACAAGAGGAACCTCATCAAGCTCATACTGGCCCTCAACATCATAGATGCAGGCATCCACCTGCTCCTCATAAGCTTCGGATACCGCATAGAGGCTGGCCAGATACCGACGGCGCCAATCTACACGGGCTACGAGACCGTAAAGAGCGCCATGGTCGCCCCGATTCCGCAGGCGCTTACGCTCACCAGCATAGTCATCGGAGTCTGCGTTCTCTCGCTGGCGATGGCCCTCACGGTGAACGCCTACAGGCACTACGGAAGCCTCGACGTTAACAAGCTCAGGAGGTTGAGAGGATGA
- a CDS encoding proton-conducting transporter transmembrane domain-containing protein — MNGLIPYLIIAPLLGAFALPIVGLAGRKARGAWAIFITGITLGVAAGLFKEVWESGEILVYTLGAKSPLGNGVPFPIRIVWEVDLLGALFALMVAFITFVAVLYSSEYMKHDTGLEKYYALVLVLEVGMLGIAVTGDLFNFYVFLEIMSIASYALVAFRNDTWEGIEAGIKYMFVGSLASSFILLGIVLLYGQYGTLTMAYLAKMIAENPTFTAKVALGLLAGGLLFKSGAVPVHMWLADAHPAAPSSISAMLSGLVIKIGGTYALARLAFSVFSAGISTRTVGWIIIFFACVTLIVGNAMAVIQTDMKRLFAFSSVGQIGYILLGIGIGLAAYGSDVGQVALAGAIYHTVNHAIMKALLFLVAGAVIHGLGTKNLNELSGIARKMPVTSFAFLVGAAAIIGLPPLNGFASKWLIYESSALFNPFLAAVAVIGTAFCTAAYIRVLFTFFGRPSERVMNASEPGKAMLVPMLILVAAIIVMGLFPWAISDKVMLPAAKTLENIGAYVSAVLGGA; from the coding sequence ATGAACGGGCTGATCCCATACCTCATCATAGCCCCGCTCCTTGGAGCGTTCGCACTGCCCATAGTGGGCCTCGCGGGAAGGAAGGCCAGGGGGGCCTGGGCGATATTCATAACCGGCATCACCCTCGGCGTCGCGGCCGGACTGTTCAAAGAAGTCTGGGAGAGCGGCGAGATACTCGTCTACACCCTTGGAGCGAAGAGCCCCCTTGGAAACGGCGTTCCGTTCCCGATAAGGATAGTCTGGGAGGTCGACCTGCTGGGCGCGCTCTTCGCCCTGATGGTGGCATTCATAACCTTCGTGGCCGTGCTCTACTCCAGCGAATACATGAAGCACGACACGGGGCTTGAGAAGTACTATGCCCTGGTCCTCGTCCTCGAGGTCGGCATGCTCGGCATAGCGGTAACCGGCGACCTGTTCAACTTCTACGTCTTCCTGGAGATAATGAGCATAGCGAGCTACGCGCTGGTGGCGTTTAGAAACGACACCTGGGAGGGCATCGAGGCGGGCATAAAGTACATGTTCGTCGGCTCCCTCGCCAGCTCGTTCATCCTCCTCGGCATAGTGCTCCTCTACGGCCAGTACGGAACGCTGACGATGGCATATCTGGCCAAGATGATAGCCGAGAACCCGACATTTACAGCAAAGGTGGCCCTCGGTCTCCTCGCGGGCGGACTGCTCTTCAAGAGCGGCGCCGTTCCGGTGCACATGTGGCTCGCAGACGCACACCCGGCCGCCCCGAGCTCGATAAGTGCGATGCTCTCTGGCCTCGTCATCAAGATAGGGGGAACCTACGCCCTGGCGAGGCTCGCCTTCAGCGTCTTCAGCGCCGGAATCAGCACCAGAACGGTCGGCTGGATAATCATATTCTTCGCCTGCGTGACCCTCATAGTCGGAAACGCGATGGCGGTGATACAGACCGACATGAAGAGGCTCTTCGCCTTCTCCAGCGTCGGCCAGATCGGCTACATCCTTCTCGGCATAGGAATTGGCCTCGCCGCGTACGGAAGCGACGTCGGCCAGGTTGCCCTTGCCGGAGCGATATACCACACCGTGAATCACGCGATAATGAAGGCCCTCCTGTTCCTCGTCGCGGGAGCGGTCATACACGGGCTCGGAACCAAGAACCTCAACGAGCTGAGCGGAATAGCCAGAAAGATGCCGGTCACGAGCTTCGCCTTCCTGGTCGGTGCGGCCGCGATAATCGGCCTCCCGCCGCTCAACGGCTTCGCGAGCAAGTGGCTCATCTACGAGAGCTCGGCGCTCTTCAACCCGTTCCTCGCGGCAGTAGCCGTCATAGGCACGGCCTTCTGTACCGCCGCCTACATCAGGGTGCTCTTCACGTTCTTCGGAAGGCCGAGCGAGAGGGTCATGAATGCCAGCGAGCCAGGGAAGGCCATGCTTGTGCCGATGCTCATACTGGTGGCGGCAATAATCGTCATGGGACTCTTCCCATGGGCCATAAGCGACAAGGTCATGCTTCCGGCGGCAAAGACTCTGGAGAACATAGGTGCCTACGTTTCGGCGGTGCTGGGGGGTGCGTGA
- a CDS encoding hydrogenase, which translates to MFGYWDALYFVYVFAIGLLISYALYKWAERSSTGTRRTGDGTKIFLSGEDQDEVIPQFEHFQGYVTGRHVMWGLIRGIHRMFLIFRREHTGLLSDYISYLLVTTAIIVGALIVWG; encoded by the coding sequence ATGTTTGGCTACTGGGATGCACTCTACTTCGTTTACGTCTTTGCCATAGGCCTGCTCATCTCGTACGCCCTCTACAAGTGGGCCGAGAGGTCAAGCACGGGAACGAGGAGAACCGGCGATGGAACGAAGATATTCCTCAGCGGTGAGGATCAGGACGAGGTTATTCCACAGTTCGAGCACTTCCAGGGCTACGTCACAGGGAGGCACGTCATGTGGGGCCTCATAAGGGGAATCCACAGGATGTTTCTCATCTTCCGCAGGGAGCACACCGGGCTGCTGAGCGACTACATCAGCTACCTGCTCGTCACGACCGCGATAATTGTGGGAGCGCTGATAGTGTGGGGATGA
- a CDS encoding NADH-quinone oxidoreductase subunit B family protein, with protein sequence MAIKVTRAETNVSSNFPERERLEREISKLCRYIGRSPWVFHVNSGSCNGCDIEIIAALTPRYDAERFGVKLVGTPRHADILLVTGPVTDQSLERVKLVYEQTPDPKVVIAVGACPTGGSVFFESPFTNAPLDRHIPVDVFVPGCPPRPEAILYGVVLGLQKLIEKIEGKGVGK encoded by the coding sequence ATGGCGATTAAGGTTACAAGGGCAGAGACCAATGTCAGCTCAAACTTCCCGGAGCGCGAGAGGCTTGAGAGGGAGATATCAAAGCTCTGCAGGTATATAGGACGCTCACCCTGGGTGTTCCACGTGAACAGCGGCAGCTGCAACGGCTGCGACATAGAGATAATAGCCGCCCTAACCCCGAGGTACGACGCCGAGCGCTTCGGTGTGAAGCTCGTCGGAACGCCGAGACACGCCGACATACTGCTCGTAACCGGGCCGGTGACCGACCAGAGCCTTGAGAGGGTCAAGCTGGTCTACGAGCAGACTCCGGACCCGAAGGTTGTCATAGCCGTCGGAGCGTGCCCCACCGGCGGAAGCGTGTTCTTCGAGAGCCCCTTCACCAACGCTCCGCTGGACAGGCACATACCGGTGGACGTCTTCGTACCCGGCTGCCCGCCTAGACCGGAAGCGATACTCTACGGAGTCGTGCTCGGCCTGCAGAAGCTGATTGAGAAGATTGAAGGGAAGGGGGTAGGGAAATGA
- a CDS encoding NADH-quinone oxidoreductase subunit C — MNVDEFVKAFGERFPEAEIRVSENKQPHPKRRVWVEIDREKFHDAMKFVKELDPKAQFSIIIGMDAGDRLLAKYHLEMFWEEGGSLSLVIGTSVPKDDPKLPTVTDIFPSALPYERENQEFLGLFFEGIPDPRRLFLPDDFPEGIYPLRLDETGIKPEMVKNAGHPYRMGGEKK, encoded by the coding sequence ATGAACGTTGACGAGTTCGTTAAAGCCTTTGGCGAGAGGTTCCCCGAGGCCGAGATAAGGGTGAGCGAGAACAAGCAGCCCCACCCGAAGAGGCGCGTCTGGGTCGAGATAGACAGGGAGAAGTTCCACGACGCCATGAAGTTCGTCAAGGAGCTCGACCCGAAGGCCCAGTTCTCCATCATAATCGGAATGGACGCCGGCGACAGACTGCTCGCCAAGTACCACCTGGAGATGTTCTGGGAGGAGGGGGGGAGCCTGTCGCTCGTCATAGGGACGAGCGTCCCCAAGGACGACCCCAAACTGCCGACGGTCACAGACATCTTCCCGAGCGCACTGCCCTACGAGAGGGAGAACCAGGAGTTCCTCGGGCTGTTCTTCGAGGGAATCCCAGACCCAAGGAGGCTTTTCCTGCCCGACGACTTCCCGGAGGGAATCTACCCGCTGAGGCTCGACGAGACTGGCATCAAGCCGGAGATGGTGAAGAACGCAGGACACCCCTATAGAATGGGGGGTGAAAAGAAATGA
- a CDS encoding hydrogenase large subunit: protein MNGKLEYWVKVPIGPIHPALEEPEKFIITLDGERIINVDVKLGYNLRGLEWIAMRRNYIQILYLAERICGICSFSHNHTYSRAVEEIAGIEVPERAEYIRVIIGELERIHSHLLNLGVVGHTIGYDTTLHLSWLARERVMDILEAIGGNRVNYSINTIGGVRRDLEEKHIRAILDMIDNYRNEVMPKIEEIFLYDPTVEARLRDAGVIPKRIAIEYSAQGPTARGSGVKKDVRYNERLSVYPDLGVKPITPKEFTGVVKGDVFDRMVVRVGELWQSMELIERAIDQMPEGKIKAVPKDNTLLFQLKKAEGEGIGRYEAPRGELIHYVMGQKGRDVPAKWKMREPTFPNLFAIARALVGEQVADVPVAIASIDPCLSCTDRVAVIDANTGGKKVLTERDLLKLSIEKTRELNPNVRAKPEVVGVGCPRGGVL from the coding sequence ATGAACGGAAAGCTTGAGTACTGGGTTAAGGTACCCATCGGACCCATTCACCCAGCACTGGAGGAGCCCGAGAAGTTCATCATCACGCTCGACGGAGAGAGGATAATCAACGTCGACGTCAAGCTCGGCTACAACCTCAGGGGCCTGGAATGGATAGCCATGAGGAGAAACTACATCCAGATCCTCTACCTCGCCGAGAGGATATGCGGAATCTGCTCCTTCTCCCACAACCACACCTATTCGAGAGCCGTTGAGGAGATAGCGGGCATAGAGGTACCCGAGAGGGCCGAGTACATCCGTGTGATAATCGGCGAGCTCGAGAGGATCCACTCCCACCTGCTCAACCTCGGAGTCGTTGGACACACCATAGGCTACGACACCACCCTCCACCTCAGCTGGCTCGCCCGCGAGCGCGTCATGGACATCCTCGAGGCCATAGGCGGCAACAGGGTCAACTACTCCATCAACACCATCGGCGGCGTGAGGAGGGACCTGGAGGAGAAGCACATCAGGGCCATACTCGACATGATAGATAACTACAGGAACGAGGTCATGCCCAAGATAGAGGAGATATTCCTCTACGATCCGACGGTCGAGGCCAGGCTGAGAGACGCTGGCGTTATTCCCAAGAGGATAGCCATCGAGTACAGCGCCCAGGGACCGACTGCCAGGGGAAGCGGCGTGAAGAAGGACGTCCGCTACAACGAGAGGCTGAGCGTCTACCCTGACCTCGGCGTGAAGCCGATAACGCCCAAGGAGTTCACCGGAGTTGTCAAGGGGGACGTTTTCGACAGGATGGTCGTCCGCGTTGGGGAGCTCTGGCAGAGCATGGAGCTCATAGAGAGGGCCATAGACCAGATGCCAGAGGGCAAGATAAAGGCAGTTCCAAAGGACAACACCCTCCTGTTCCAGCTCAAGAAAGCCGAGGGGGAGGGAATAGGCAGGTACGAGGCGCCGCGCGGAGAACTCATCCACTACGTCATGGGCCAGAAGGGCAGGGACGTTCCGGCGAAGTGGAAGATGCGTGAACCGACCTTCCCGAACCTGTTCGCGATAGCCAGGGCGCTGGTCGGCGAGCAGGTGGCGGACGTCCCGGTCGCGATAGCCTCGATAGACCCGTGCCTGAGCTGTACGGATAGGGTCGCGGTTATCGATGCGAACACTGGGGGGAAGAAGGTCCTCACCGAGAGGGACCTCCTTAAGCTCTCCATCGAGAAGACGAGGGAGCTGAACCCGAACGTTAGGGCGAAGCCCGAAGTTGTTGGGGTAGGCTGCCCAAGGGGTGGTGTCCTATGA
- a CDS encoding respiratory chain complex I subunit 1 family protein gives MNVLYATLGFLGIYAYVSFASLLWGGIDRKLVARMQRRMGPPLLQPFYDFLKLVGKESIIPRDANRFFELAPVLALATSIALLAYTPLGFEPIFGTKGDVILFIYLLTLIGFLRVVGAVSSGSPYAQIGAQREMVILVSREGPMMLALFTILWRLNELGVTKPFSMGTFYEHNVWELGTPMSIIGAVVLLLVFMAWLASEIEVGYFDIPEAETELAEGTMAEYSGRHLALFELASAIKAFVSASLVVAIFFPWGISGYIGLTGLPAVVMDLLFHTLKVFGVLFVSMSLFRAVTGRLRINQAVTLFWTRMLPAAIVGALLLAIDTLGVVV, from the coding sequence ATGAACGTCCTCTACGCAACGCTCGGATTCCTGGGGATTTACGCTTACGTATCCTTCGCCTCACTGCTCTGGGGAGGCATAGACAGGAAGCTGGTTGCGAGGATGCAGCGCAGGATGGGCCCCCCGCTGCTCCAGCCCTTCTACGACTTCCTGAAGCTGGTGGGCAAGGAGTCCATAATCCCAAGGGACGCCAACAGGTTCTTCGAGCTGGCCCCCGTGCTGGCCCTCGCCACCTCCATCGCCCTGCTCGCCTACACTCCCCTCGGCTTTGAACCAATCTTCGGAACCAAGGGTGACGTGATACTCTTCATCTACCTGCTGACCCTAATCGGCTTCCTCAGGGTCGTCGGTGCCGTTAGCTCGGGCTCTCCCTACGCCCAGATAGGTGCCCAGAGGGAGATGGTAATCCTCGTCTCCAGGGAGGGACCGATGATGCTGGCCCTCTTCACCATACTCTGGCGCCTCAATGAGCTCGGCGTCACCAAGCCCTTCAGCATGGGCACCTTCTACGAGCACAACGTCTGGGAGCTCGGGACGCCGATGAGCATAATAGGGGCCGTGGTGCTCCTGCTCGTCTTCATGGCCTGGCTCGCCAGCGAGATTGAGGTCGGCTACTTCGACATCCCCGAGGCCGAGACCGAGCTCGCCGAGGGGACGATGGCCGAGTACAGCGGAAGGCACCTGGCCCTCTTCGAGCTGGCCAGCGCGATAAAGGCCTTCGTGAGCGCGAGCCTCGTCGTGGCGATATTCTTCCCCTGGGGCATATCCGGCTACATCGGGCTCACGGGGCTTCCGGCGGTTGTCATGGACCTGCTCTTCCACACCCTCAAGGTCTTTGGGGTCCTCTTCGTGAGCATGAGCCTTTTCAGGGCGGTAACGGGAAGGCTCAGGATAAACCAGGCGGTGACCCTGTTCTGGACCAGGATGCTTCCGGCCGCAATAGTGGGAGCACTGCTGCTGGCAATAGACACCCTGGGGGTGGTGGTATGA
- a CDS encoding 4Fe-4S binding protein: MRIPPTLSAVLSNLFKKPATNPFPASDPVPTPEGFRGKLNYDVEKCVGCRLCVMVCPAGVIEYVPEVRKVTFWLGRCVFCQQCVDVCPVKALEMSDEFLLATDDKYNDNLRWFKEDEIEELKKKLEEQKKAKGAESQKK, translated from the coding sequence ATGAGGATCCCACCGACGCTCTCAGCCGTGCTGAGCAACCTGTTCAAGAAGCCGGCAACCAATCCGTTTCCGGCCAGCGATCCGGTTCCGACTCCAGAGGGCTTCAGGGGCAAGCTCAACTACGACGTCGAGAAGTGCGTCGGCTGCAGGCTCTGCGTCATGGTCTGCCCGGCGGGGGTTATAGAATACGTCCCCGAGGTCAGGAAGGTCACCTTCTGGCTCGGAAGGTGCGTCTTCTGCCAGCAGTGTGTGGACGTCTGCCCCGTAAAGGCCCTGGAGATGAGCGACGAGTTCCTCCTGGCGACGGACGACAAGTACAACGACAACCTCCGCTGGTTCAAGGAGGATGAGATAGAGGAGCTCAAAAAGAAGCTGGAGGAGCAGAAGAAGGCCAAAGGGGCCGAGTCCCAGAAGAAGTAG
- a CDS encoding Na+/H+ antiporter subunit E — MGFAAPFLWSLIVYLLLTAGSGNVIAWSPGELVAGIVIAAIIGYATKEVMDEKVDYFFSPRRWLLFIVYAIGPFFFAMAKANIDVAYRVITGKIRPGIVRISPDLTRDESRTLLANSITLTPGTFTLEIDDEGNFYVHWINVPPGKERPTPEELCGYLPKWARRIAE; from the coding sequence ATGGGGTTTGCCGCACCGTTCCTGTGGTCCCTTATCGTCTACCTGCTCCTCACAGCAGGTTCCGGCAATGTCATCGCCTGGAGCCCCGGGGAGCTGGTTGCAGGAATTGTAATAGCGGCCATCATCGGCTACGCCACAAAGGAAGTCATGGACGAAAAGGTGGACTACTTCTTCAGCCCAAGGAGATGGCTACTCTTCATAGTCTACGCGATAGGGCCGTTCTTCTTCGCCATGGCCAAGGCGAACATTGACGTAGCTTACCGCGTCATAACCGGCAAAATAAGGCCCGGAATCGTAAGGATATCTCCGGACCTGACCAGAGATGAGAGCAGGACTCTTCTGGCCAACTCGATAACACTGACCCCTGGAACCTTCACCCTGGAGATAGACGACGAGGGCAACTTCTACGTCCACTGGATAAACGTTCCGCCCGGGAAGGAGAGGCCCACTCCCGAAGAGCTGTGCGGATACCTTCCAAAATGGGCAAGGAGGATTGCGGAATGA
- a CDS encoding cation:proton antiporter, which produces MTVDGMFMWAMILLLFSAMLTLIRLLAGPTIPDRAVALDSMTTTTAGAMVLYGVITRQAVFIDVALVYAVLSYIATLYIARYLVKKRVGVACECEEGEAV; this is translated from the coding sequence ATGACGGTCGATGGTATGTTCATGTGGGCCATGATACTGCTCCTGTTCTCGGCCATGCTGACGCTTATAAGGCTTCTGGCGGGGCCGACGATACCGGACAGAGCCGTTGCGCTCGACTCAATGACGACAACAACGGCGGGTGCCATGGTTCTCTACGGCGTTATAACCAGACAGGCTGTCTTCATAGACGTCGCGCTGGTTTACGCGGTCCTGAGCTACATCGCGACCCTCTACATAGCCCGCTATCTGGTCAAAAAGAGGGTGGGAGTTGCATGCGAGTGCGAGGAGGGGGAGGCGGTATGA
- the mnhG gene encoding monovalent cation/H(+) antiporter subunit G: MIEWVIAVFLAIGVFFNLLASAGILRFPDVYTRIHAATKCTTFGTIFIVLATVTYAIYSYFWVERDPSWITIGIHSALVVIFLVLTNPVGAHAIGRAARKSGILPHGAVIDELEGRL, from the coding sequence ATGATAGAGTGGGTGATAGCGGTATTCCTGGCCATCGGCGTGTTCTTCAACCTTCTGGCCAGCGCTGGCATCCTTCGCTTCCCCGACGTCTACACGAGGATACACGCGGCAACAAAATGCACGACCTTCGGCACGATATTCATAGTGCTGGCCACGGTCACCTACGCGATATACAGCTACTTCTGGGTGGAGAGGGACCCCTCGTGGATAACCATAGGGATACATTCCGCTCTGGTGGTCATATTCCTTGTCCTCACCAACCCCGTAGGAGCCCACGCCATCGGCAGGGCCGCCAGAAAGTCGGGCATACTACCCCACGGGGCTGTTATAGACGAACTGGAGGGTCGCCTATGA
- a CDS encoding hydrogenase subunit MbhD domain-containing protein, with protein MNFEELFWALQVMAGLGLLVSAIAAVRFKNLVSAVIAMAVFSLILSLEFYILQAPDVAIAEAGVGACLTTAMYLLAIKKTTDEEVIE; from the coding sequence ATGAACTTCGAAGAACTCTTCTGGGCGCTTCAGGTCATGGCGGGGCTGGGGCTTCTGGTATCAGCCATAGCGGCGGTGAGGTTCAAGAACCTTGTCTCAGCGGTCATCGCGATGGCCGTCTTCAGCCTGATACTCTCGCTGGAGTTCTACATACTCCAAGCGCCGGACGTCGCGATAGCCGAGGCGGGAGTTGGAGCGTGCCTCACGACGGCCATGTACCTTCTGGCAATCAAGAAAACCACCGATGAGGAGGTGATAGAATGA
- the mbhE gene encoding hydrogen gas-evolving membrane-bound hydrogenase subunit E — MRRALGLFAFMGFTLFLLVAVTSLRPFGEPAHTEMDSYFIGHAQEEASANNVVTSIVFDYRGFDTLGEATVLFTAVAGVLMALRKREVKA; from the coding sequence ATGAGGCGCGCATTAGGCCTCTTCGCGTTCATGGGCTTCACGCTGTTCCTCCTCGTGGCCGTGACAAGCCTCAGACCCTTCGGCGAGCCGGCTCACACCGAGATGGACTCCTACTTCATCGGGCACGCCCAGGAAGAAGCCTCGGCCAACAACGTCGTGACGAGCATAGTCTTCGACTACAGGGGTTTCGATACCCTCGGCGAGGCCACAGTGCTGTTCACCGCGGTTGCCGGCGTGTTGATGGCCCTCAGAAAGAGGGAGGTGAAAGCATGA